The following proteins come from a genomic window of Desulfitibacter sp. BRH_c19:
- a CDS encoding ABC transporter ATP-binding protein, whose amino-acid sequence MLSLKNLETRYGQIYALKGINLEVRKGEIVTLLGANGAGKSTTLKTISSLIPACSGSVEFMGVDITKVEPHKVVEMGVIHVPEGRRIFKELTVRENLELGSFTLKDDSERKMRIENVFELFPVLKERHKQMGGFLSGGEQQMLAIGRALMVNPKVLLLDEPSMGLAPIIVQGIMNIIKQINEQGTTILLVEQNAKVALKLAHRGYVLETGSIVMEGDASVLSKDESIVKAYLGH is encoded by the coding sequence ATTCTTTCTCTGAAAAATCTTGAAACACGCTACGGGCAGATTTATGCTCTTAAGGGGATAAATCTGGAAGTACGTAAAGGTGAAATAGTTACTCTTTTGGGAGCTAATGGTGCAGGTAAGAGTACTACTCTTAAAACTATATCTAGTTTAATACCTGCATGTTCAGGGTCTGTAGAATTTATGGGGGTAGACATAACTAAGGTTGAACCGCATAAGGTTGTTGAAATGGGTGTAATTCATGTTCCTGAGGGTCGGAGGATATTTAAGGAGTTAACAGTACGTGAAAACCTTGAGTTAGGATCCTTTACACTAAAGGATGATAGTGAAAGAAAAATGAGGATTGAAAACGTTTTTGAATTATTTCCTGTTCTTAAAGAAAGGCATAAGCAAATGGGAGGGTTTTTATCAGGTGGAGAGCAGCAGATGCTTGCTATAGGCAGGGCATTGATGGTAAACCCAAAGGTGCTTCTTCTTGATGAACCATCCATGGGACTTGCACCAATTATAGTTCAGGGTATTATGAATATAATCAAGCAAATAAATGAACAAGGCACTACGATTTTACTAGTAGAGCAAAATGCAAAGGTAGCTTTAAAACTAGCTCACAGGGGATATGTATTAGAGACAGGAAGCATAGTCATGGAAGGTGATGCTTCAGTATTAAGTAAAGATGAGAGTATAGTTAAGGCTTATCTAGGTCATTAA
- a CDS encoding ABC transporter ATP-binding protein, with protein sequence MALLEVNDITLRFGGLIAINNMSFKIEEGTIKSLIGPNGAGKTSAFNCLTGFYKPNEGDILFEGQSLMNKKPHKITHLGMARTFQNLRLFKNLTVMENVMSGMHCRGNAGVVGAIFKTPNQRQEEKRIREVSEECLDFVGILDKKDRLARNLPYGDQRRIEWARALATQPKLLLLDEPAAGLNHDEKEQLIELIRRIRDKRKITVFLIEHDMGLVMKISEKVFVLDYGIKIAEGTAQEVQNNPRVIEAYLGKEEEEDAV encoded by the coding sequence ATGGCATTATTAGAAGTTAATGATATTACACTACGTTTCGGTGGCTTAATTGCAATCAACAATATGTCCTTTAAAATAGAAGAAGGTACAATTAAGAGTCTAATAGGTCCAAATGGGGCAGGAAAAACCTCGGCTTTTAATTGTTTAACTGGCTTTTATAAGCCTAATGAAGGAGATATTCTTTTTGAAGGTCAAAGCTTAATGAACAAAAAGCCTCATAAAATAACTCATTTAGGCATGGCACGAACCTTCCAAAACTTACGATTATTTAAAAATCTTACTGTTATGGAAAATGTCATGTCTGGAATGCATTGTCGAGGGAATGCAGGAGTTGTTGGAGCCATTTTTAAAACCCCTAACCAAAGACAGGAAGAGAAGAGAATTAGGGAAGTGTCGGAAGAATGTCTAGATTTTGTTGGAATTCTTGATAAGAAAGATAGACTGGCAAGAAATTTACCTTATGGTGATCAGAGAAGAATTGAATGGGCTAGAGCACTAGCTACACAACCAAAGCTCTTATTACTGGATGAGCCAGCAGCTGGGTTAAATCATGATGAAAAAGAACAATTAATTGAATTAATTAGAAGAATACGTGATAAGAGAAAAATAACTGTATTTTTGATTGAGCATGATATGGGTCTCGTTATGAAGATATCGGAGAAAGTCTTTGTTCTTGACTATGGTATAAAGATAGCTGAAGGTACAGCACAGGAAGTGCAAAACAACCCTAGAGTAATTGAAGCATATTTAGGAAAAGAAGAGGAGGAAGATGCAGTATGA
- a CDS encoding branched-chain amino acid ABC transporter permease — translation MIRYGVIILLVAVVLFLPQTASKYTQEVLTNAWFYIVVCLGLNIIVGFAGLLSLGYAAFFAVGAYTTGILSSQFGFNFWMTLPFSAMAAIVAGLIIGGPTLRLRSDYLAIVTLGFGEITRLVARNLEITGGASGLIGIERPVLFGITLNQITHFYYMFFILAVIAIFISYRLYHSRLGRSWQYIREDEDAAEAMGINVVAVRLYAFIIGSVFGAIAGSFMAVKMTAISPESFMFIHSVMILLAVVLGGMGKIPGVVLGALIVTIFPEVFRGIGQYRMLIFAVILLVIMIYRPQGIWPDRRT, via the coding sequence ATGATACGTTATGGTGTAATAATTCTACTAGTTGCCGTGGTGCTTTTTCTACCCCAGACGGCTTCCAAATATACTCAAGAAGTATTAACAAATGCTTGGTTTTATATAGTGGTATGCCTTGGACTAAATATTATTGTTGGATTTGCGGGACTTCTTAGCTTGGGCTATGCAGCTTTTTTCGCCGTTGGAGCCTATACAACTGGTATTTTAAGTTCCCAATTTGGTTTCAATTTTTGGATGACCCTACCCTTTAGTGCAATGGCAGCTATTGTTGCAGGATTGATTATTGGTGGTCCTACGTTAAGACTTAGAAGTGATTATCTAGCAATAGTTACACTAGGATTTGGGGAAATCACAAGACTTGTTGCTAGAAACCTTGAGATAACAGGTGGTGCTAGTGGTCTTATAGGTATTGAGAGACCTGTTCTCTTTGGTATTACATTAAATCAGATTACTCATTTCTATTATATGTTTTTTATTTTGGCAGTAATAGCAATATTTATTTCATACAGGCTATATCATTCAAGACTTGGTAGGTCTTGGCAATATATAAGGGAAGATGAAGATGCTGCAGAGGCTATGGGTATAAATGTTGTAGCAGTTAGATTATATGCTTTTATTATTGGTTCTGTTTTTGGCGCCATAGCAGGGTCCTTTATGGCGGTAAAAATGACGGCAATATCACCTGAATCATTTATGTTTATTCATTCTGTAATGATTCTCCTAGCTGTTGTTCTTGGTGGAATGGGTAAAATTCCGGGTGTTGTTTTAGGTGCTCTGATTGTGACTATTTTTCCTGAAGTGTTTAGAGGAATCGGTCAATATAGAATGTTGATTTTTGCGGTTATTTTGCTCGTGATTATGATCTACCGTCCCCAGGGAATCTGGCCGGATCGGCGAACTTGA